A window of Raineyella sp. W15-4 contains these coding sequences:
- the eno gene encoding phosphopyruvate hydratase has translation MASIEFIDAREILDSRGNPTVEVEVILDDDTQGRADVPSGASTGQFEAVELRDGDDSRYGGKGVLKAVENVIEQIAPELLGLEASEQRLIDQAMLELDGTPNKGKLGANAILGVSLAIAHAAAQSADLPLYRYVGGPSAHILPVPMMNILNGGAHADSDVDVQEFMIAPIGASTFREALEWGARVYHSLKKVLKAKGLSTGLGDEGGFAPNLPANVAALELIVEAIEAAGLQPGQDIALALDVASSEFHQDGAYVFEGAAKTSDEMIAIYEEWVDRFPIVSIEDPLDEEDWEGWKKITAEIGDKVQLVGDDLFVTNVERLQRGIDEKSANALLVKVNQIGSLTETLDAVDLAHRNGFHTMMSHRSGETEDVTIADLAVACGCGQIKTGAPARTDRVAKYNQLLRIEEELDEAAEYAGRSAFPRFQA, from the coding sequence GTGGCAAGCATCGAATTCATCGACGCCCGCGAGATTCTCGACTCGCGCGGCAACCCGACGGTCGAGGTCGAGGTCATCCTCGACGACGACACCCAGGGCCGTGCCGACGTCCCGTCCGGCGCTTCCACCGGACAGTTCGAGGCGGTCGAGCTGCGCGACGGCGACGACTCCCGCTACGGCGGCAAGGGCGTGCTGAAGGCCGTCGAGAACGTCATCGAGCAGATCGCCCCCGAGCTGCTGGGCCTCGAGGCCTCCGAGCAGCGCCTCATCGACCAGGCCATGCTCGAGCTGGACGGCACCCCGAACAAGGGCAAGCTGGGCGCCAACGCGATCCTCGGCGTCTCCCTGGCCATCGCCCACGCCGCCGCCCAGTCGGCCGACCTGCCGCTGTACCGCTACGTCGGCGGCCCCTCCGCGCATATCCTCCCGGTGCCGATGATGAACATCCTCAACGGTGGCGCGCACGCCGACTCCGACGTCGACGTCCAGGAGTTCATGATCGCCCCGATCGGCGCCTCGACCTTCCGCGAGGCCCTCGAGTGGGGTGCCCGCGTCTACCACTCCCTGAAGAAGGTCCTCAAGGCCAAGGGTCTGTCGACCGGGCTGGGCGACGAGGGCGGTTTCGCCCCGAACCTGCCGGCCAACGTCGCTGCGCTCGAGCTGATCGTCGAGGCGATCGAGGCCGCCGGCCTGCAGCCCGGCCAGGACATTGCGCTGGCGCTGGACGTCGCCTCCTCGGAGTTCCACCAGGACGGGGCGTACGTCTTCGAGGGCGCCGCGAAGACCTCCGACGAGATGATCGCCATCTACGAGGAGTGGGTCGACCGGTTCCCGATCGTGTCCATCGAGGATCCGCTGGACGAGGAGGACTGGGAGGGCTGGAAGAAGATCACCGCCGAGATCGGTGACAAGGTCCAGCTGGTCGGTGACGACCTGTTCGTCACCAACGTGGAGCGCCTGCAGCGCGGCATCGACGAGAAGTCCGCCAACGCCCTGCTGGTCAAGGTGAACCAGATCGGCTCGCTGACCGAGACCCTCGACGCCGTCGACCTCGCCCACCGCAACGGCTTCCACACGATGATGTCGCACCGTTCCGGCGAGACCGAGGACGTCACCATCGCCGACCTGGCGGTGGCCTGCGGCTGTGGCCAGATCAAGACCGGCGCGCCGGCGCGTACCGACCGGGTCGCCAAGTACAACCAGCTGCTCCGCATCGAGGAGGAGCTGGACGAGGCCGCCGAGTACGCCGGCCGCAGCGCCTTCCCGCGTTTCCAGGCGTGA
- a CDS encoding MptD family putative ECF transporter S component: MSAPLSESSPQEAGHPRSAPAAPRPVPPRRTGGGLRPRDLINIGVFSAIYFVIVFGAGMLGLINPLASLVGFLVGILLNGPVVVLLQTRVRRMGTMTLLGVVVGFLMVLTGHFWGTILIAGGLGLIGDLLLRAGHHRNRWLSVLAYATFSLWYIGPLLPMFIDPTAYHEYVAASMGAEYADEWMRVFTLPVVTGFLAVAAAAGAVGGWIGQLLLAKHFTKAGIAR, translated from the coding sequence ATGTCCGCACCTCTCTCGGAGTCGTCCCCCCAGGAAGCCGGCCATCCCAGGTCGGCGCCGGCAGCTCCCCGTCCGGTCCCGCCCCGCCGCACCGGGGGCGGTCTGCGCCCCCGGGACCTGATCAACATCGGGGTGTTCTCGGCGATCTACTTCGTCATCGTCTTCGGCGCCGGCATGCTCGGACTGATCAACCCCCTCGCTTCCCTGGTGGGGTTTCTCGTCGGCATCCTGCTCAACGGCCCAGTGGTCGTGCTGCTCCAGACCCGCGTCCGTCGCATGGGCACCATGACCTTGCTGGGTGTGGTGGTGGGCTTCCTGATGGTGCTCACCGGTCATTTCTGGGGCACCATCCTGATTGCGGGCGGGCTGGGTCTGATCGGTGACCTGCTGTTGCGCGCCGGTCACCACCGCAATCGGTGGCTGTCCGTGCTCGCGTACGCGACCTTCTCGCTGTGGTACATCGGTCCGCTGCTGCCGATGTTCATCGATCCCACCGCCTACCACGAGTACGTCGCCGCCAGCATGGGGGCCGAGTACGCCGACGAGTGGATGCGAGTGTTCACGCTGCCGGTGGTGACCGGCTTCCTGGCCGTCGCCGCCGCGGCCGGCGCGGTCGGCGGCTGGATCGGGCAGCTGCTCCTCGCCAAGCACTTCACCAAGGCTGGAATCGCCCGATGA
- a CDS encoding zinc-dependent alcohol dehydrogenase family protein: protein MPQRFLTWSLSGRPRGEGDVMPRVVVFDEFGGPEVLRVTDEAVPEPGPGEVRVRIEATAVNPLDLMMRAGSSPAPVPLPRARLGVEASGVVDAVGSGVTSLEVGQSVLVSAVPNAAAAGTYADYTVLAAQHVIPRPDGMDAITAAATWVGFSTAYGALVEKAGMRPGDRVLISAASGSVGRSAIQIANQIGAIPIALTREDAKREELVAAGAAAVVVTEGVDLAEGVREVTGGGAEIVLDLVRGPGQQQLVTAAGPGATLVVAGFLDSRPTPFPVGVGLRIFTYASFEHTLDPVTVARMGAFLRAGVRLGAIKPVVGEVFALEDAAEAHRRVESGANGKIILAPKL, encoded by the coding sequence GTGCCTCAGCGCTTCCTAACGTGGTCTTTATCAGGCAGGCCGCGAGGAGAAGGAGACGTCATGCCGCGCGTTGTTGTGTTCGATGAGTTCGGCGGACCCGAAGTGCTCCGCGTGACGGACGAGGCGGTCCCGGAGCCGGGCCCCGGCGAAGTCCGGGTCAGGATCGAGGCGACTGCGGTCAATCCCCTGGACCTGATGATGCGCGCCGGGAGCTCACCGGCGCCGGTCCCGTTGCCCCGCGCCCGTCTCGGGGTGGAGGCGTCTGGCGTGGTTGATGCCGTCGGCAGCGGAGTGACCAGCCTTGAGGTTGGGCAGTCGGTGCTCGTCAGCGCGGTCCCGAACGCGGCGGCCGCCGGAACCTACGCTGATTACACGGTCCTGGCTGCGCAGCACGTGATCCCGCGTCCGGACGGCATGGACGCGATCACCGCCGCCGCGACGTGGGTCGGTTTCTCGACGGCATACGGCGCCCTGGTCGAGAAGGCAGGTATGCGCCCGGGTGATCGCGTGTTGATTTCGGCCGCCTCCGGGAGCGTCGGGCGGTCCGCGATCCAGATCGCGAACCAGATCGGGGCGATCCCGATCGCTCTCACGCGTGAGGACGCCAAGCGGGAGGAGCTCGTCGCGGCCGGTGCGGCGGCCGTCGTCGTGACCGAGGGCGTGGATCTTGCCGAGGGTGTCCGTGAGGTCACCGGTGGCGGAGCCGAGATCGTCCTGGACCTGGTTCGTGGTCCCGGTCAGCAGCAGTTGGTGACGGCGGCCGGCCCCGGTGCCACCCTGGTCGTCGCCGGCTTCCTCGACTCTCGCCCCACGCCGTTCCCGGTGGGTGTCGGGCTGCGAATCTTCACTTACGCGAGTTTCGAGCACACCCTCGATCCGGTGACGGTGGCCCGCATGGGAGCCTTTCTGCGCGCCGGCGTGCGACTGGGAGCAATCAAGCCGGTGGTCGGCGAGGTCTTCGCCCTCGAAGACGCCGCGGAGGCGCATCGCCGCGTCGAGAGCGGCGCGAACGGCAAGATCATCCTCGCACCGAAGCTGTGA
- the pth gene encoding aminoacyl-tRNA hydrolase, which translates to MTDMWLVVGLGNPGPTYTHTRHNVGYLVVDELARRARVALKSVPKMRADVAETRIGPLGLGVPGAGAVRLALVRSHTYMNDSGLAVGRLAAFYGVTPGEIVAVHDELDLDLGQLRLKKGGGDNGHNGLKSMRAHLHSGDFLRVRFGIGRPPGRQAPADYVLAPIPTGQREAVAVEVARAADAVEMLLTEGLSAAQNRYNS; encoded by the coding sequence CTGACGGACATGTGGTTGGTGGTGGGGCTCGGCAATCCGGGCCCCACCTATACCCACACCCGGCACAACGTCGGCTACCTGGTCGTCGACGAACTCGCCCGCCGCGCCCGGGTCGCCCTGAAGTCGGTGCCGAAGATGCGGGCCGACGTCGCCGAGACCCGGATCGGTCCGCTGGGCCTCGGCGTTCCCGGGGCCGGGGCCGTACGCCTGGCCCTGGTCCGTTCGCACACCTACATGAACGATTCCGGGCTCGCCGTCGGCCGGCTCGCCGCCTTCTACGGGGTCACCCCCGGTGAGATCGTCGCCGTCCACGACGAGCTGGACCTCGACCTGGGCCAGCTGCGCCTCAAGAAAGGCGGCGGCGACAACGGCCACAACGGCCTGAAGTCGATGCGGGCCCACCTGCACTCCGGGGACTTCCTACGGGTCCGGTTCGGCATCGGCCGGCCACCCGGCCGTCAGGCGCCGGCCGACTACGTTCTCGCGCCGATTCCCACGGGCCAACGCGAGGCGGTCGCGGTCGAGGTCGCCCGGGCCGCCGACGCGGTGGAAATGCTGCTCACCGAGGGCCTGTCGGCGGCCCAGAACCGCTACAACTCCTGA
- a CDS encoding DUF501 domain-containing protein → MVEPMSPRDEQVIAAQLGRLPRGVVGVAWRCPCGKPGVVATAPRLPDGTPFPTTYYLTCPRATAECSTLEAAGLMAEMTDRLGVDPDLAAGYRRAHEAYLADREALGHVEEIDGISAGGMPTRVKCLHVLAAHSLAAGPGVNPLGDETLAALGEFWRHPCLDEGASSLDEAENGRRHVGQDQG, encoded by the coding sequence ATGGTCGAACCGATGAGTCCCCGCGACGAGCAGGTGATCGCCGCCCAGCTCGGCCGGCTGCCGCGGGGCGTAGTGGGGGTCGCTTGGCGCTGCCCGTGCGGCAAGCCGGGCGTCGTGGCGACCGCACCGCGGCTGCCTGACGGCACCCCGTTCCCGACCACCTACTACCTGACCTGCCCCCGGGCCACCGCCGAGTGCTCCACCCTCGAGGCCGCCGGTCTGATGGCCGAGATGACAGATCGGCTGGGCGTCGACCCGGACCTCGCCGCCGGCTACCGGCGTGCCCACGAGGCCTACCTCGCCGACCGCGAGGCGCTCGGGCACGTCGAGGAGATCGACGGGATCAGCGCCGGCGGTATGCCGACCCGGGTGAAGTGCCTGCACGTGCTCGCCGCGCATTCCCTCGCTGCGGGGCCCGGTGTCAATCCGCTGGGCGACGAGACGCTGGCCGCGTTGGGGGAGTTCTGGCGTCACCCGTGCCTCGATGAAGGCGCGTCGTCCCTCGACGAGGCGGAGAACGGACGACGGCATGTCGGTCAGGATCAGGGCTGA
- a CDS encoding FtsB family cell division protein yields MADQGQTRTGAGPDRGTPRDRAGSRSSSDPGDGAEERPRSAGPSAALRLVLLGTVVGVLVISAAASLQIYFRQQRQLAELRTAITQRQQAIDDLNRQLASWNDPAYVRQQARQRLGWVMPGETGYRVIGADGKPLEGARLDSQRSDQATPATDAWWMKMWGSATTADRPTPASDVPVGASTPAASATPSATPSSTAGGRSTGKATTPAGSRTLTSVPETGPTP; encoded by the coding sequence GTGGCAGACCAGGGACAGACCAGAACGGGAGCCGGACCGGACCGGGGGACACCTCGGGATCGGGCCGGCTCCCGTTCGTCGTCCGACCCCGGCGACGGCGCCGAGGAGCGGCCACGTTCCGCGGGCCCGAGCGCCGCCCTGCGGCTGGTCCTGTTGGGAACGGTGGTCGGGGTGCTGGTCATCTCCGCGGCTGCCAGCCTGCAGATCTACTTCCGCCAGCAGCGCCAGCTCGCCGAGTTGCGCACCGCGATCACCCAGCGCCAGCAGGCGATCGATGACCTCAACCGTCAGCTCGCGTCCTGGAACGACCCGGCCTATGTCCGTCAGCAGGCCCGGCAGCGCCTCGGCTGGGTGATGCCGGGGGAGACCGGCTACCGCGTGATCGGTGCCGACGGCAAACCGCTGGAGGGCGCCCGGCTGGACAGCCAACGGTCCGATCAGGCGACACCGGCCACCGATGCCTGGTGGATGAAGATGTGGGGCAGCGCCACGACCGCGGACCGGCCCACCCCGGCGAGCGACGTGCCGGTCGGCGCCTCGACCCCGGCCGCCTCCGCCACCCCGAGTGCCACCCCCTCTTCCACGGCCGGCGGCCGCAGCACCGGCAAGGCGACGACCCCGGCCGGCTCCCGGACCCTCACCTCGGTGCCCGAGACCGGCCCCACCCCCTGA
- a CDS encoding helix-turn-helix domain-containing protein: MQNVAGPAFLSDCPTRLTQEILADKWAPLVIFGLSKQPRRHGELLNLIGGVSRKVLTETLRRLQGYGLVERHADSARSIAYDLTELGRTLIEPIETLTAWGRDHSADVADFQDAANI; the protein is encoded by the coding sequence GTGCAGAACGTCGCCGGCCCGGCCTTCCTCTCGGACTGCCCCACCCGCCTGACGCAGGAAATCCTGGCAGACAAGTGGGCACCCTTGGTCATCTTCGGCCTCAGCAAGCAGCCCCGCCGTCACGGCGAACTCCTCAACCTGATCGGCGGCGTCTCCCGAAAGGTGCTGACCGAGACGCTGCGCCGCCTGCAGGGCTACGGACTGGTCGAGCGGCACGCAGACTCGGCCCGATCGATCGCCTACGACCTGACCGAACTGGGGCGGACCCTGATCGAGCCGATCGAGACGCTAACCGCCTGGGGCCGAGATCACAGCGCCGACGTGGCCGACTTTCAGGACGCCGCCAATATCTGA
- a CDS encoding siderophore-interacting protein — MPSTNMRTTRVKPETSRLLTLHVLRSEQISPHFSRVTLGGGDIAAFVPRGYDQWFRLFLPVAGGSLDRVPNKLDVVSYLRFLTVSRAARPVLRSYSVRAFRPDGPEGPELDVDFVLHGFTDGDSPGPAATWALACLPGDAVGILDEGTGFRLPGDAGHLRIVADETGLPATANILASLPDGITGDVVLEIPDEADRQDLSAPAGVEVTWLARNNHDQPPGRLALAAALDLPAPPEPSRPWFGFTVGEQALASGVRRHWVSGGQPKDRLMFCGYWRAE; from the coding sequence ATGCCGAGCACCAACATGCGGACCACACGGGTCAAGCCCGAGACCAGCCGCCTGCTCACCCTGCACGTGCTCCGCAGCGAGCAGATCAGCCCGCACTTCAGCCGCGTCACACTTGGGGGCGGTGACATCGCGGCCTTCGTGCCGCGCGGCTACGACCAGTGGTTCCGGCTCTTCCTTCCGGTCGCCGGCGGGAGCCTGGACCGCGTGCCGAACAAGCTGGATGTGGTCAGCTACCTGCGGTTCCTGACCGTCTCCAGAGCGGCCCGGCCGGTGTTACGCAGCTACAGCGTGCGGGCCTTCCGGCCCGACGGCCCGGAGGGACCCGAGCTGGACGTCGACTTCGTCCTGCACGGCTTCACGGACGGCGACTCGCCCGGGCCGGCCGCCACCTGGGCGCTGGCCTGCCTGCCCGGCGATGCGGTCGGGATCCTCGACGAGGGCACCGGGTTCCGGCTGCCCGGCGATGCCGGGCACCTGCGGATCGTCGCCGACGAGACCGGGCTGCCGGCGACCGCCAACATCCTCGCCTCGCTCCCCGACGGGATCACCGGGGATGTGGTCCTGGAAATCCCCGACGAGGCCGACCGCCAGGACCTGAGTGCCCCGGCGGGCGTCGAGGTCACCTGGCTGGCCCGCAACAACCACGACCAACCGCCGGGCCGGCTCGCGCTCGCCGCCGCCCTCGATCTGCCGGCACCACCGGAGCCGTCGAGGCCATGGTTCGGGTTCACGGTCGGTGAGCAGGCGCTCGCGTCGGGCGTACGCCGGCACTGGGTCTCCGGCGGCCAGCCCAAGGACCGGCTGATGTTCTGTGGTTACTGGCGGGCGGAGTGA
- a CDS encoding PrsW family glutamic-type intramembrane protease, whose translation MSDSQPPNQQRPPWQGGPVPPPSGPTPTPQGPAPSPWTRPYDPPSPWARPSGPAPSAGAFGAPAPAEPYRPVQVRMVRRAGAPLAGLILAAIGAAVVVFLALSGATTVGTFVGAVVLATVGAVVVITCYMWLDRWEPEPPAYLIWAFLWGGGVATVGAMVIEQVLSLLVFDGDEVLTAAVGAPLAEESLKGAFLLIMLTGLRRREMTSLTDTLVYAGMSGIGFAFVENLLYFSTSESLGQTTFMFFARILMGAFAHPFFTTMTALGVWASMQRRAGGAKVTFILLGLAGAMVLHGLWNLSSSYSITAYVGTYVLVMVPAFVVLVRQAIRSRRLEGVVVRRELPEMVWSGLISPEEAGWLGSLRTRAARTRGLPREEARAVATFTDAVTELAFVRDRIKRGWSTPELQAQQAELAMFVADLHAAAAPVIEPMTGGIPVVPPVAPPPSAPLPPFEPRPGGWRG comes from the coding sequence GTGAGCGACTCCCAGCCGCCGAACCAGCAGCGTCCGCCGTGGCAGGGCGGCCCGGTGCCCCCGCCGTCGGGTCCGACCCCGACGCCGCAGGGCCCCGCGCCATCACCCTGGACCCGACCGTACGATCCTCCGTCGCCGTGGGCCCGCCCGTCCGGCCCCGCACCCTCCGCCGGGGCCTTCGGCGCGCCGGCGCCGGCCGAGCCGTACCGACCGGTGCAGGTCCGGATGGTCCGCCGGGCGGGTGCCCCGCTGGCCGGCCTCATCCTGGCCGCCATCGGTGCCGCCGTGGTGGTGTTCCTCGCCCTGTCCGGCGCGACCACCGTCGGCACCTTCGTCGGTGCGGTCGTGCTGGCCACCGTCGGCGCCGTCGTGGTCATCACCTGCTACATGTGGCTGGACCGCTGGGAGCCGGAGCCGCCCGCGTACCTGATCTGGGCCTTCCTGTGGGGCGGCGGGGTCGCGACCGTGGGGGCGATGGTGATCGAGCAGGTCCTCTCCCTGCTCGTCTTCGACGGTGACGAGGTGCTGACCGCGGCCGTCGGCGCCCCGCTGGCGGAGGAGTCCCTCAAGGGCGCCTTCCTGCTGATCATGCTCACCGGGCTGCGCCGCCGGGAGATGACCTCACTGACCGACACCCTGGTGTACGCCGGGATGTCCGGGATCGGCTTCGCCTTCGTGGAGAACCTGCTCTACTTCTCCACCTCGGAGTCGCTGGGTCAGACGACGTTCATGTTCTTCGCCCGGATCCTGATGGGGGCGTTCGCGCACCCCTTCTTCACCACCATGACGGCGTTGGGGGTGTGGGCGTCGATGCAGCGGCGGGCGGGCGGGGCGAAGGTGACCTTCATCCTCCTCGGCCTCGCCGGGGCGATGGTGCTGCACGGCCTGTGGAACCTCTCCTCCTCCTACAGCATCACGGCGTACGTCGGCACCTACGTGCTGGTGATGGTGCCGGCGTTCGTCGTGCTGGTGCGCCAGGCGATCCGGTCACGGCGACTGGAGGGCGTGGTGGTCCGCCGGGAGCTGCCGGAGATGGTGTGGAGCGGGCTGATCAGCCCCGAGGAGGCCGGCTGGCTGGGATCGCTGCGCACCCGAGCGGCCCGGACCCGGGGCCTGCCGCGCGAGGAGGCCCGGGCGGTGGCCACCTTCACCGACGCGGTGACCGAGCTGGCGTTCGTCCGGGACCGGATCAAGCGCGGCTGGTCGACGCCGGAGCTGCAGGCCCAGCAGGCGGAGTTGGCGATGTTCGTGGCGGATCTGCACGCCGCGGCGGCACCGGTGATCGAGCCGATGACCGGCGGGATCCCGGTGGTTCCGCCGGTGGCGCCGCCGCCCAGCGCGCCGCTGCCGCCGTTCGAGCCGCGGCCCGGCGGCTGGCGGGGCTGA
- a CDS encoding IS256 family transposase, with product MTMAISPERAERRRAQKELADQLKASGAMDEIFAKIDAGEPLTGEGGLLGSMLKATLERGLEVELTDHLGYERGDPAAAMFDNSRNGTSSKTVTTEVGDIELAVPRDRQGSFTPMLVAKGQRRLDGIDGMIISLYAGGMTIRDIQHHLASTLGTELSHETISKITDQIAEEVLAWQTRPLEALYPVIYLDAIVVKVRDGGHVRNKAAHIAVGVDLDGVKHVLGIWVQTTEGAKFWASVCAELANRGVRDVLIVCCDGLTGFPDAIAATWPYATVQTCVVHLIRASMRFVAYGDRKAVAAALKPIYTAANDDAALEALAAFEDSSLGRKYPATVKTFTDAWERFTPFLAFPPELRRVIYTTNAIESLNYQLRKVTKNRGHFPNDAAVVKLLWLAICNIEDKRARDRAKEKGLPAGRRKASGRLVEGQIVTNWKAALGQLAIAYPDRINPYL from the coding sequence ATGACTATGGCTATTAGCCCGGAACGTGCTGAGCGGCGTCGGGCTCAGAAGGAGCTCGCTGACCAGTTGAAGGCGTCCGGGGCGATGGATGAGATCTTCGCCAAGATCGATGCTGGTGAGCCGTTGACCGGTGAGGGTGGCCTGTTGGGCAGCATGCTGAAGGCCACCTTGGAGCGGGGCTTGGAGGTCGAGCTGACCGACCACCTGGGCTACGAACGTGGGGACCCGGCGGCGGCGATGTTCGACAACTCCCGCAACGGCACCAGCTCCAAGACCGTGACGACCGAGGTCGGAGACATCGAGTTGGCCGTGCCGCGGGACCGGCAGGGCTCGTTCACCCCGATGCTGGTCGCGAAGGGCCAGCGCCGCCTGGACGGCATCGATGGGATGATCATCAGCTTGTACGCCGGCGGGATGACGATCCGTGACATCCAGCACCACCTGGCCTCGACGCTGGGTACCGAGTTGTCGCACGAGACGATCAGCAAGATCACCGATCAGATCGCCGAGGAAGTCCTGGCCTGGCAAACCCGGCCGCTGGAAGCGTTGTACCCGGTGATCTACCTCGACGCGATCGTGGTGAAGGTCCGCGACGGCGGGCACGTGCGGAACAAGGCCGCTCACATCGCGGTCGGCGTCGACCTCGATGGCGTCAAGCACGTCCTGGGGATCTGGGTCCAAACCACCGAAGGGGCGAAGTTCTGGGCGTCGGTGTGCGCCGAGCTCGCCAACCGCGGGGTGCGTGACGTGCTGATCGTGTGCTGCGACGGGCTGACCGGGTTCCCCGACGCGATCGCGGCAACCTGGCCGTACGCGACCGTGCAAACCTGCGTGGTGCACCTCATCCGCGCGTCGATGCGGTTCGTCGCCTACGGCGACCGCAAAGCCGTTGCCGCAGCGTTGAAGCCGATCTACACCGCCGCGAACGACGACGCCGCGCTGGAAGCCCTGGCCGCGTTCGAGGACAGCAGCCTGGGCCGTAAGTACCCGGCGACCGTGAAGACGTTCACCGACGCGTGGGAACGGTTCACACCGTTCCTGGCGTTCCCGCCCGAACTGCGCCGGGTCATCTACACCACGAACGCGATCGAGTCGCTGAACTACCAGCTCCGCAAGGTCACCAAGAACCGCGGACACTTCCCCAACGACGCCGCCGTGGTCAAGCTGCTCTGGCTGGCGATCTGCAACATCGAGGACAAACGCGCCCGCGACCGCGCCAAAGAGAAAGGCCTACCCGCCGGCAGGCGCAAAGCATCCGGCAGGCTCGTCGAAGGCCAGATCGTCACCAACTGGAAAGCCGCCCTCGGCCAACTCGCCATCGCCTACCCCGACCGCATCAACCCCTACCTGTAA
- a CDS encoding exopolyphosphatase, translated as MRAAGIDCGTNSLRLLLVEGDDSGAPGTGTTPVPGAHSHPTPVELTRQLRIVRLGEGVDATGEFSAAALARTFAALDEYAGMIREAGVDPGHIRMVATSAARDVTNRDLFVAGVRERLGVDPTVISGDREAALSFAGAVRGLRVAGVKVAGPVLVTDVGGGSTEFALGDPDDEVRAPFVASLDIGSVRLRERTLPGDPPSQAEIIATRDVIDRALDASGIDFAAVREWVGVAGTVTSLMAVHLELSTYERDRIHGARMPLPALRSLADEFCARTIADLRRIPSLHPKRAEVITAGAVILERIARRLDVPGLLVSETDLLDGAADWALRGD; from the coding sequence ATGCGGGCCGCGGGGATCGACTGCGGGACCAACTCGCTGCGCCTCCTGCTGGTGGAGGGCGACGATAGCGGTGCTCCCGGCACCGGTACCACGCCTGTTCCCGGTGCCCACTCCCACCCGACGCCGGTCGAGCTCACCCGCCAGCTGCGGATCGTCCGGCTGGGCGAGGGGGTCGATGCCACCGGCGAGTTCTCCGCGGCGGCGCTGGCGCGGACATTCGCCGCCCTCGACGAGTACGCCGGGATGATCCGGGAGGCTGGGGTCGACCCGGGCCACATCCGGATGGTGGCGACCTCCGCCGCCCGTGACGTCACCAACCGCGATCTGTTCGTCGCCGGGGTCCGCGAGCGGCTTGGCGTCGACCCCACCGTGATCTCCGGCGACCGGGAGGCCGCGCTGTCCTTCGCCGGAGCGGTCAGGGGCCTGCGCGTCGCCGGGGTGAAGGTTGCCGGCCCGGTGCTGGTCACCGATGTCGGCGGCGGCTCGACCGAGTTCGCCCTCGGCGACCCGGACGACGAGGTGCGGGCCCCCTTCGTGGCTTCCCTGGACATCGGGTCGGTCCGGCTGCGGGAGCGTACGTTGCCCGGCGACCCGCCGAGCCAGGCGGAGATCATCGCCACCCGAGACGTCATCGACCGGGCCCTCGACGCGAGCGGGATCGACTTCGCGGCGGTCCGCGAATGGGTCGGTGTCGCCGGCACCGTCACCTCGCTGATGGCCGTCCACCTGGAGCTATCGACGTACGAACGGGACCGCATCCACGGCGCCCGGATGCCACTGCCCGCGTTGCGTTCGCTGGCCGATGAGTTCTGCGCCCGGACGATCGCCGACCTGCGCCGGATCCCCTCGCTGCACCCGAAGCGGGCTGAGGTGATCACCGCCGGTGCAGTCATCCTGGAACGGATCGCGCGCCGGCTCGACGTGCCGGGGCTGCTGGTCTCCGAGACCGACCTCCTCGACGGGGCGGCCGACTGGGCGCTGCGGGGCGACTGA
- a CDS encoding 50S ribosomal protein L25/general stress protein Ctc translates to MADATLSVQVRDEFGKGAARRTRRAHLVPAVLYGHGMDPLHLTLPGHEAMLALRTDNALLELNVVGESTPRLALVKQIQRDPIRGDLIHVDLLAVRAGEKVVVEVAVLVTGDAAPGTTVVLDRNTITLEAPVTHIPEDIEVSVEGLEAGAQVSAKDLALPQGVTFVGDLDETIVSVSHEEVEAEPAEATEEATAEAPAAE, encoded by the coding sequence ATGGCTGACGCCACCCTCTCCGTCCAGGTCCGCGACGAGTTCGGCAAGGGCGCTGCGCGCCGCACCCGTCGGGCCCACCTCGTCCCCGCCGTCCTCTACGGCCACGGCATGGACCCGCTGCACCTGACCCTGCCGGGGCACGAGGCGATGCTCGCGCTGCGCACCGACAACGCCCTGCTCGAGCTCAACGTCGTGGGCGAGTCCACCCCGCGCCTGGCGCTGGTCAAGCAGATCCAGCGTGACCCGATCAGGGGCGACCTGATCCACGTCGACCTGCTGGCCGTGCGGGCCGGCGAGAAGGTCGTCGTCGAGGTCGCGGTGCTCGTCACCGGCGACGCCGCCCCCGGTACCACCGTGGTCCTCGACCGCAACACCATCACCCTTGAGGCTCCGGTCACCCACATCCCGGAGGACATCGAGGTCAGCGTCGAGGGCCTCGAGGCGGGCGCGCAGGTGTCCGCCAAGGACCTCGCGCTCCCGCAGGGCGTCACCTTCGTCGGTGATCTCGACGAGACCATCGTGTCGGTGTCCCACGAGGAGGTCGAGGCCGAGCCGGCCGAGGCCACCGAGGAGGCCACTGCGGAGGCTCCTGCCGCCGAGTGA